The following are from one region of the Salicibibacter kimchii genome:
- a CDS encoding argininosuccinate synthase yields MDKGKVVLAYSGGLDTSVAVRWLMDQGYEVIAVGLDVGEGTDLEKVKQKALDVGAAQSYTVDAKNEFAEEFVLPALQAQAMYEQKYPLVSALSRPLISKKLVEIAEQTGAGTIAHGCTGKGNDQVRFEVSIQALNPDFDVIAPVREWGWSRDEEIEYAKQHNIPVPVDLDNPYSIDENLWGRSSECGILEDPWATPPEGAYGLTNPLEKTPDTPEVIEIDFEQGKPVAVDGVSYKLDELIMLLNTKAGIHGIGRIDHVENRLVGIKSREVYETPGAMTLLKAHKELEDLTLPREMAHFKPIVSKELTELIYKGLWFASLRPALEAFIKESQKSVTGKVRVKLFKGHAIVEGRTSPYSLYDEKLATYTPEDEFDHNAAVGFMELWGLPTKVHSKVNKNGVKV; encoded by the coding sequence ATGGATAAGGGAAAGGTTGTCTTGGCGTATTCAGGTGGATTGGACACGTCCGTTGCCGTGCGTTGGTTGATGGATCAAGGGTATGAAGTTATCGCGGTCGGTTTGGATGTCGGGGAAGGAACAGACCTTGAAAAGGTGAAGCAGAAGGCGTTGGATGTAGGAGCGGCACAATCGTATACGGTTGATGCGAAGAACGAGTTCGCGGAAGAATTCGTCTTGCCAGCCCTGCAAGCCCAGGCCATGTATGAACAAAAGTATCCACTCGTGTCCGCGCTTTCACGTCCGTTGATCTCGAAAAAACTCGTAGAAATTGCAGAACAGACGGGAGCGGGAACGATCGCTCATGGCTGTACCGGAAAAGGCAACGACCAAGTTCGTTTCGAAGTTTCCATTCAGGCATTAAATCCGGACTTTGATGTCATTGCGCCCGTGCGCGAATGGGGCTGGTCCCGTGATGAAGAAATTGAATATGCAAAACAGCATAACATTCCGGTTCCCGTCGATCTCGATAACCCGTATTCCATTGATGAGAATCTTTGGGGACGCAGCAGCGAGTGCGGAATTTTGGAAGATCCGTGGGCAACACCGCCGGAAGGTGCTTATGGCTTAACGAACCCGCTTGAAAAAACACCGGATACGCCTGAGGTTATTGAAATTGACTTTGAACAAGGAAAACCTGTTGCCGTTGATGGCGTTTCTTATAAACTTGACGAACTGATCATGTTGCTAAATACAAAAGCAGGTATCCATGGCATTGGACGAATCGACCACGTGGAAAACCGTCTTGTTGGTATCAAATCCCGTGAAGTGTATGAAACCCCGGGGGCGATGACGTTATTAAAAGCCCACAAGGAATTGGAAGACTTAACGTTGCCGCGTGAAATGGCCCATTTCAAACCGATCGTATCGAAAGAATTGACGGAACTTATTTATAAAGGGCTTTGGTTCGCTTCATTGCGACCGGCACTGGAAGCATTTATAAAAGAGTCACAGAAAAGCGTCACCGGCAAGGTGCGTGTAAAACTGTTCAAAGGTCATGCCATCGTTGAAGGACGTACGTCCCCGTACTCCCTTTATGATGAAAAGTTGGCGACATACACGCCGGAGGATGAGTTTGACCACAATGCAGCCGTCGGATTCATGGAATTGTGGGGATTGCCGACGAAAGTGCACAGCAAAGTCAATAAGAATGGTGTGAAAGTATGA
- the argH gene encoding argininosuccinate lyase: protein MTKLWGGRFTKEAEAWVDEFGASIGFDQKLVAQDIRGSMAHVAMLRSCNIISEEEGQKIHDGLVALEKKAENGELSFDVKYEDIHMNIEKLLTEEIGEVAGKLHTARSRNDQVATDMHLFMREETEMIIAMIRDFQRVLVTRAEEHTETMIPGYTHLQRAQPISMGHHLLAYVAMLDRDADRLHDSLKRVNVSPLGAGALAGTTFPIDRRQTAEALGFDEIYENSLDAVSDRDYLLEFLSVASTIMMHLSRLSEEIILWSSEEFSFIELDDTFATGSSIMPQKKNPDMAELVRGKTGRVYGSLVSLLTTLKSLPLAYNKDMQEDKEGVFDAVITVKGSLKIFTGMVDSMVVQEKTTAQAVSSDFSNATELADYLAAKGMPFREAHEVVGKLVLYCIENDIVLADCPFSVFREASDRFEEDIYETLAPYQVVARRNSEGGTAFTQVGKAIDRWKARLK from the coding sequence ATGACGAAACTCTGGGGCGGTCGATTTACAAAAGAAGCGGAAGCCTGGGTCGATGAATTCGGCGCGTCGATCGGTTTTGACCAAAAACTCGTCGCCCAGGATATTCGAGGGAGCATGGCACACGTGGCCATGCTCCGTTCTTGCAATATTATCAGCGAAGAAGAAGGGCAGAAAATTCACGACGGTCTTGTTGCGTTGGAAAAGAAGGCAGAGAACGGAGAACTTTCATTTGATGTAAAATATGAGGATATTCATATGAACATCGAGAAATTATTAACGGAAGAAATCGGCGAGGTTGCTGGCAAACTTCATACCGCTCGCAGCCGAAACGATCAGGTTGCAACGGATATGCATCTTTTTATGCGTGAAGAAACAGAAATGATCATCGCCATGATTCGCGATTTCCAACGTGTGCTCGTGACTCGTGCCGAAGAACATACGGAAACGATGATCCCGGGGTACACCCATTTGCAGCGAGCGCAACCAATATCCATGGGCCACCATTTGCTCGCGTATGTGGCAATGTTGGATCGGGATGCGGACAGGCTCCATGACAGTTTGAAACGCGTGAATGTGTCACCGCTTGGCGCAGGCGCGCTCGCGGGAACGACCTTTCCGATCGATCGCAGGCAAACGGCGGAAGCATTAGGGTTTGACGAAATCTATGAAAACAGCCTGGACGCGGTGAGCGATCGTGATTACCTGCTTGAATTTTTAAGTGTTGCTTCCACGATTATGATGCATTTGTCCCGTTTGTCCGAAGAGATCATCCTTTGGTCGAGCGAGGAATTCAGCTTTATTGAACTGGACGATACGTTTGCGACGGGAAGCAGCATTATGCCGCAAAAAAAGAACCCGGATATGGCAGAGCTTGTCCGGGGGAAAACGGGGCGCGTATACGGGAGCCTTGTAAGTTTATTAACGACGTTAAAAAGCTTGCCGCTCGCCTATAACAAAGATATGCAGGAAGACAAGGAAGGCGTGTTTGATGCGGTCATAACCGTCAAAGGTTCATTGAAAATATTCACGGGGATGGTTGACTCCATGGTTGTTCAGGAAAAAACAACCGCACAAGCCGTATCTTCGGACTTTTCCAATGCAACGGAACTTGCCGATTACCTGGCCGCCAAAGGCATGCCATTCAGGGAAGCCCATGAAGTGGTAGGAAAACTTGTCCTCTACTGTATTGAAAACGACATCGTCCTCGCTGATTGTCCGTTTTCTGTCTTCCGAGAGGCGAGTGATCGTTTCGAGGAAGACATTTACGAGACGCTTGCCCCTTATCAAGTAGTCGCCCGACGCAACAGCGAAGGGGGGACGGCGTTTACGCAAGTGGGGAAAGCAATTGACAGGTGGAAAGCACGATTGAAGTAG
- a CDS encoding glycerophosphodiester phosphodiesterase, translating to MTGTKIFGHRGAKGSYPENTLIGFQKAIDEGVDGLEIDVHMTADGEIVVIHDERLDRTTDGDGYVKDLTLEEIKEYSAGSRFPHFRNYEATWDIEKVPSLQEVLELLTPYDIELNIELKTNRLLYTGIEENVLALVHQYGGDRKVIYSSFHLPTLLRLKALDESVDIALLSREISHPYDYIQTLGLEGLHLDVNTVLSNVHQLKGIFGDLRVWTANESNEIKQLLDLNVNAIITDFPEKAAFYKSERQAYA from the coding sequence ATGACAGGGACAAAAATATTCGGGCACCGTGGGGCGAAGGGCAGCTACCCGGAAAACACATTGATCGGTTTCCAAAAGGCGATTGACGAAGGCGTCGATGGTTTGGAGATTGATGTGCATATGACGGCTGATGGGGAGATTGTCGTCATTCATGATGAACGGCTGGACCGGACGACGGATGGAGACGGCTATGTGAAAGATCTAACCCTTGAAGAAATAAAAGAATACAGTGCCGGTTCACGTTTTCCCCATTTTCGTAATTACGAAGCCACTTGGGATATTGAGAAAGTTCCTTCATTGCAAGAGGTTCTTGAACTGCTAACGCCCTACGATATCGAATTGAATATTGAATTGAAGACGAATCGGTTGCTTTATACAGGGATCGAAGAAAATGTTCTCGCACTGGTCCATCAATATGGCGGGGACCGAAAAGTCATCTATTCTTCGTTTCATCTGCCTACTTTACTTCGGCTTAAAGCCTTGGATGAAAGTGTAGATATTGCCTTGCTGAGTCGAGAAATTTCGCATCCCTATGATTATATACAAACCTTGGGATTAGAAGGCTTACATCTTGATGTAAACACCGTCTTATCAAACGTCCATCAATTAAAAGGTATATTTGGCGACTTGCGCGTTTGGACGGCAAATGAAAGTAACGAGATTAAACAGCTCCTAGACCTGAATGTGAATGCAATCATCACGGACTTTCCGGAAAAAGCTGCTTTCTATAAAAGCGAACGGCAGGCTTATGCCTAA
- a CDS encoding class I SAM-dependent methyltransferase: protein MTEHSKIEQLFHTLDEMATAISEEHTYTYLDALAEAGDILYQGLAQQSFSDTVQEKIKRLLADVPKGQLDREVVRKAFQLAILKGMKENVQPHHAMTPDGVAFFVSYLLKKLIGEEQNIRLFDPAMGTANLLTAILNETDQVDGAIGAEVDDALVRIAFAMANLQRHTLQILQMDSVSQRGLPEVDVIVSDLPAGYYTNDEVVADFQTRPEEGRMPAEYAIFENAWKALKQSGFAIFLIPNTMFTREGAEALHKFVKNEAVTLGLLQLPQSMFKNDQYAKSIWLLQKNGPGVQAPPQALFAELPSFTRAEALSDMIKGINEWFEQFFNPAGKRP from the coding sequence TTGACGGAGCATTCAAAGATCGAACAACTTTTTCATACATTGGATGAAATGGCAACAGCCATAAGCGAAGAACATACATATACATACCTGGATGCATTAGCGGAGGCGGGCGATATTTTATACCAGGGTTTAGCGCAACAATCCTTCTCCGACACTGTGCAAGAAAAAATCAAACGATTGTTGGCAGATGTCCCGAAAGGGCAGCTGGATCGCGAAGTCGTACGCAAAGCTTTTCAGTTGGCGATTTTAAAAGGAATGAAGGAAAACGTGCAGCCGCATCACGCGATGACTCCGGATGGTGTTGCATTCTTTGTTTCTTACTTGCTAAAAAAACTCATTGGTGAAGAACAAAACATTCGATTATTTGACCCGGCAATGGGCACCGCGAATTTGCTAACGGCCATCCTGAATGAAACGGACCAGGTTGATGGGGCGATCGGCGCTGAAGTTGATGACGCGCTCGTCCGTATCGCATTTGCGATGGCCAACTTACAGCGCCATACCCTGCAAATTTTACAAATGGATAGCGTTAGCCAACGGGGGCTGCCCGAAGTTGACGTTATCGTCTCGGACTTGCCCGCTGGCTATTATACGAACGACGAGGTCGTTGCCGATTTTCAGACACGCCCTGAAGAAGGGCGAATGCCAGCTGAATACGCAATCTTTGAAAATGCCTGGAAAGCGCTCAAACAAAGCGGATTCGCGATCTTTTTGATTCCGAATACGATGTTTACACGCGAAGGCGCGGAGGCACTCCACAAATTTGTGAAAAATGAAGCGGTCACGCTCGGCCTTTTGCAATTGCCGCAATCCATGTTTAAAAACGATCAATACGCGAAAAGTATCTGGTTGCTACAGAAAAACGGCCCGGGTGTACAAGCCCCGCCACAAGCATTGTTTGCCGAACTTCCGTCTTTTACGCGCGCGGAAGCGTTAAGCGATATGATCAAGGGCATTAATGAATGGTTCGAGCAGTTTTTTAATCCCGCTGGGAAGCGCCCATAA
- a CDS encoding ABC transporter ATP-binding protein, with the protein MASIEFTSINKAFGDDTVIKDMNLTVKDGSFTVLVGPSGCGKSTTLRMIAGLEKQTSGDIYIGDRLMNDVAPGKRDVAMVFQNYALYPTMTVGGNIEFGLKNRKVPKTERKTLIEEISEIVGLTAYLDKKPQTLSGGQRQRVALARAMVKKPKVFVLDEPLSNLDAKLRHQMRTELVQLHQRLGTTFIYVTHDQVEAMSMADEIVLLNHGEIQQMASPLQMYQHPANLFTAQFIGTPSMNTITSETLPETGNMNTAKIAHIGFRPEHAQLAHNPRNDGLSFPGTILTREILGTEVIYQVETYAGKIFVKTFGMPIESSNTVYVHVPEKDIYYFKANGMCLMPNVSEESEIALVGGR; encoded by the coding sequence GTGGCAAGCATTGAATTTACCAGCATTAATAAAGCATTTGGCGATGACACGGTAATCAAAGACATGAATTTGACCGTTAAAGATGGCTCGTTTACCGTACTCGTCGGTCCTTCCGGTTGCGGAAAATCCACGACGCTGCGGATGATCGCGGGTCTTGAAAAACAAACGAGCGGAGACATCTACATCGGTGATCGCCTTATGAACGATGTCGCACCTGGAAAACGTGATGTGGCCATGGTGTTTCAAAATTATGCTTTATATCCGACGATGACCGTAGGAGGCAATATAGAATTTGGTTTAAAGAACCGCAAGGTTCCGAAAACAGAACGTAAAACGCTCATTGAAGAAATTTCCGAAATCGTTGGTTTAACAGCTTACTTGGATAAGAAACCACAAACCTTGTCAGGTGGTCAGCGCCAGAGGGTTGCACTTGCCCGCGCGATGGTGAAAAAGCCTAAAGTGTTTGTTTTAGACGAACCACTGTCAAATCTGGATGCAAAGCTACGTCATCAAATGCGAACTGAACTCGTTCAATTACACCAACGTTTAGGCACGACGTTCATTTATGTCACGCACGACCAAGTGGAAGCGATGTCCATGGCTGATGAAATTGTACTCTTGAATCATGGGGAGATTCAGCAAATGGCTTCACCCCTACAGATGTATCAACACCCTGCGAATTTGTTTACGGCCCAGTTTATTGGAACACCGTCGATGAATACGATCACGTCGGAGACGTTACCTGAAACAGGGAACATGAATACAGCAAAAATTGCCCATATAGGCTTCCGGCCGGAGCACGCACAACTGGCACATAATCCTCGGAATGATGGCTTATCCTTTCCGGGAACGATCCTGACGAGGGAAATACTTGGCACGGAAGTCATCTATCAAGTAGAGACCTACGCCGGTAAAATCTTTGTCAAAACGTTTGGGATGCCGATTGAATCATCAAATACTGTTTATGTTCATGTGCCCGAGAAAGATATTTACTACTTTAAAGCAAATGGGATGTGTTTAATGCCAAACGTTTCTGAAGAGTCGGAGATCGCATTGGTTGGAGGGCGATAG
- a CDS encoding ABC transporter substrate-binding protein: MRKLSSALLTTTALFLMAACTNEGEGASGSTETSGDDGPIEIEYWYAFGDKIGENNEALVEEFNESQDEIVVNAHYQGDYEDLHSQTQAGVAAGDAPHVTLNEIASMGAFAQSGMTEDLTLYIEEDNVDLDDYVEGLMGNSYIDDGIYGLPYLRSTPILYLNATMLEEEGLDPAGPENWDEFQEYANTLTEGDRVGMTMPVDIWFYEGFVRQNGDSVLSEDETEAAFNSEAGVGALEFLQDMYDEGSLKVPTGDEAGDIALQDFTNEQAGMAFSSTANLTNYMDIAEESGFELNTTFMPANEQYGTPTGGANLVMIADQPEEEKQAAWEFIKWMTEPEQTITASTNTGYLPMRESATESEEMQALYEETPQYEVAVEQLEYAVARPLNPNYVEVTNLMQDAITLALIDENVSAQEALDDAAEQANGILQQ; encoded by the coding sequence ATGCGAAAACTGTCTTCTGCCTTACTAACAACAACCGCCCTATTTTTAATGGCTGCTTGCACCAATGAAGGAGAGGGAGCTTCCGGTTCTACAGAAACTTCCGGTGACGATGGTCCGATCGAAATTGAGTACTGGTACGCTTTCGGTGATAAAATTGGCGAGAACAACGAAGCTCTTGTTGAAGAATTTAACGAATCTCAAGACGAAATTGTTGTGAATGCTCATTATCAAGGGGATTACGAGGATCTTCACTCACAAACACAAGCCGGTGTTGCAGCTGGCGATGCTCCACACGTGACATTAAATGAAATTGCATCGATGGGGGCGTTTGCCCAATCAGGCATGACCGAAGACCTCACCCTTTATATTGAAGAGGACAATGTCGATCTCGATGACTATGTAGAGGGTTTAATGGGTAACTCTTATATTGATGATGGCATTTACGGTCTTCCTTACTTAAGGAGTACACCGATTCTTTACTTGAATGCGACGATGCTTGAAGAAGAAGGATTAGACCCTGCGGGGCCTGAAAACTGGGACGAGTTCCAGGAATATGCCAATACGCTTACTGAAGGTGATCGCGTAGGCATGACGATGCCGGTAGATATTTGGTTCTACGAAGGTTTTGTTCGCCAAAATGGAGATTCTGTTCTTTCTGAAGACGAAACAGAGGCAGCGTTTAACTCGGAAGCGGGTGTAGGGGCTTTAGAATTTTTACAAGACATGTATGACGAAGGATCCCTTAAAGTGCCGACAGGGGATGAAGCCGGTGACATTGCCCTGCAGGATTTCACTAATGAGCAGGCTGGTATGGCCTTTAGCTCGACAGCAAACTTGACGAACTATATGGACATCGCCGAAGAAAGCGGGTTCGAATTGAACACAACCTTCATGCCGGCGAATGAACAATACGGGACACCGACCGGTGGCGCTAATCTCGTTATGATTGCAGACCAGCCTGAAGAGGAAAAACAGGCGGCCTGGGAATTTATTAAATGGATGACTGAACCGGAACAAACCATTACAGCCAGTACGAATACAGGTTATCTTCCAATGAGAGAGTCTGCGACTGAAAGTGAAGAAATGCAAGCTCTTTATGAAGAAACACCTCAATATGAGGTAGCGGTCGAGCAACTTGAATACGCCGTTGCCAGACCACTCAACCCGAATTATGTCGAGGTGACCAATCTTATGCAAGACGCGATTACGCTCGCTCTAATTGATGAGAATGTGTCGGCACAAGAAGCGCTTGATGATGCCGCAGAACAGGCCAACGGAATTTTACAACAATAG
- a CDS encoding universal stress protein, with amino-acid sequence MRRYNKILVGVDGSNESSFTFEQACEFAVDQNATLYITTVIDTKTFATIERFDRQIVRKAEEQGYDTLNRFKEQALEKGVPKVETILDFGSPKVRITRHIAPNNNIDLIMAGATGANRVERMVIGSVSEAIVRHAPCDVLIVRWDRQLPSEGNELPEE; translated from the coding sequence ATGCGTCGTTACAACAAAATTCTCGTTGGGGTCGATGGTTCCAATGAATCAAGCTTCACATTTGAACAAGCATGTGAATTTGCCGTTGATCAAAATGCCACCTTGTATATTACCACGGTGATCGATACGAAGACGTTTGCAACGATTGAGCGCTTTGACCGCCAGATCGTTAGAAAAGCTGAAGAGCAAGGATATGATACGCTAAACAGGTTTAAAGAGCAGGCATTGGAAAAGGGCGTTCCGAAGGTCGAAACGATCCTTGATTTCGGCTCTCCGAAAGTTCGCATCACGCGGCACATCGCACCAAACAATAACATTGACTTGATTATGGCCGGTGCGACAGGTGCAAACCGGGTCGAGCGTATGGTGATCGGGAGCGTGTCCGAGGCGATTGTAAGGCATGCACCTTGTGATGTGCTAATTGTTAGATGGGATCGTCAATTGCCGAGTGAAGGCAATGAACTGCCTGAAGAATGA
- a CDS encoding EcsC family protein produces the protein MPSSPEQIEERLQAIREWEQRYFENREMDTWSVQELQAEALSRFPEKWQKKLIEGVDRFLFYTQSMILNANVQREVEERILATARVFRDDIANITDVRKLTLEQNQFIRMQLVAKQRLYAFGQGGITGFGGPFLLAADLPLLMAINLRTVQLSALSFGYDMRHPAEMMIALKVFEVGSSPFSAQYQGWKELESEQENIVGDFPGFYNGSEQIINEEWLHQPLRQIGKLAMIFMLRKKLIQGVPLIGIAYGAYSNYRLAKQVSDISGYYYERRYLLERWHEKG, from the coding sequence ATGCCATCGTCACCAGAGCAAATAGAAGAACGATTACAGGCCATTCGTGAGTGGGAACAGCGTTATTTTGAAAATAGAGAGATGGACACTTGGTCCGTGCAAGAATTGCAAGCGGAGGCATTATCCCGGTTTCCGGAAAAATGGCAGAAAAAATTAATCGAAGGTGTTGATCGCTTTCTTTTCTATACGCAGAGCATGATTCTAAATGCGAATGTACAACGGGAAGTGGAGGAACGAATTCTCGCGACGGCTCGTGTATTTCGGGACGATATTGCAAACATAACGGACGTGCGAAAATTGACGCTCGAACAAAATCAATTCATTCGTATGCAACTGGTGGCAAAACAGCGCCTTTACGCATTCGGCCAGGGAGGCATCACCGGGTTTGGCGGCCCGTTTTTGCTGGCGGCCGACCTCCCGCTTCTCATGGCCATCAACTTGCGTACGGTACAGTTATCCGCGCTTTCATTCGGCTACGATATGCGTCACCCGGCGGAAATGATGATTGCTCTTAAAGTGTTTGAGGTTGGCTCGTCCCCCTTTTCCGCTCAATATCAAGGATGGAAAGAACTTGAATCGGAGCAAGAAAATATCGTTGGTGATTTCCCGGGCTTTTATAATGGGAGCGAACAGATTATCAATGAGGAATGGCTGCATCAACCGCTTCGGCAAATCGGAAAACTGGCGATGATTTTTATGTTGCGAAAGAAACTTATCCAAGGCGTTCCTTTGATTGGCATTGCATACGGAGCGTATAGTAACTACCGATTAGCAAAACAAGTCTCTGACATCTCCGGTTATTACTATGAAAGACGATACTTGTTGGAACGTTGGCATGAAAAGGGATAA
- a CDS encoding carbohydrate ABC transporter permease gives MPKVPLRLVATEAEVKGWATTMSIWARIRPYIMVAPAMIVFLLFFIYPIGYMIYLSFFEWDFISPVKDFVGFDNFTGLAQSNEFHQVIQNTIIYTLLTVGVTTVISLLLAIWLNKPSKAYSFVQGAIFSPHIISLVSIAMLWMWLMDPQYGLLNWILNVFGLPGSEWLASPDTALLSLVLVSVWQGIGFNTLIIIAGLQSIPPHLYEAAELDQSSRWTTFYKITLPMVSPTLFFLIIINLISSFKVFETIDIMTQGGPVNATNTIVYYIYEYGFRYFQLGYASSAGVILLIVLTIFTALYFWVAGRRVHYQ, from the coding sequence ATGCCTAAGGTTCCGCTTAGACTTGTTGCTACTGAGGCCGAAGTCAAAGGTTGGGCGACAACCATGTCGATTTGGGCTCGTATAAGGCCTTATATCATGGTTGCCCCAGCGATGATCGTGTTCCTGTTGTTTTTCATTTATCCGATCGGTTACATGATTTACCTCAGTTTCTTTGAATGGGACTTTATAAGTCCGGTGAAAGATTTTGTAGGGTTTGATAATTTCACCGGACTCGCTCAAAGTAATGAGTTCCATCAGGTTATTCAAAATACGATCATTTATACACTATTGACCGTAGGCGTCACTACAGTGATTTCTCTTTTGCTCGCGATTTGGTTGAACAAGCCTTCAAAAGCGTACAGCTTTGTACAGGGAGCTATTTTCAGCCCACACATCATTTCACTCGTATCGATTGCCATGCTATGGATGTGGCTCATGGATCCGCAATATGGATTGTTGAACTGGATACTGAATGTATTCGGTCTACCTGGCTCTGAATGGCTCGCTTCCCCTGATACAGCTCTACTCTCGCTTGTACTCGTTTCCGTTTGGCAAGGGATCGGCTTTAATACATTAATTATTATTGCAGGTTTACAAAGCATTCCGCCTCATTTGTATGAAGCAGCTGAGCTTGATCAATCCAGCCGGTGGACGACCTTTTACAAAATAACGTTGCCAATGGTTTCGCCCACCCTCTTTTTTCTCATTATCATCAATCTCATCAGCTCATTCAAGGTGTTTGAGACGATTGACATTATGACACAGGGGGGGCCGGTGAACGCGACCAATACAATCGTGTATTACATTTACGAATATGGATTTCGTTATTTCCAGCTTGGCTATGCCTCTTCTGCCGGTGTGATCCTGCTCATTGTCTTAACCATTTTCACTGCGCTATATTTCTGGGTTGCCGGTCGACGCGTGCACTATCAATAA
- the tpx gene encoding thiol peroxidase, whose protein sequence is MASVAFNGNPVTLIGTEMTEGDQAPNFTALDTSMQAHSLEDHEGKVRVISVVPSVDTGVCAEQTRRFNEEAANLENVEVLTISADLPFAQKRWCAAEGIDNLTMLSDHRDFSFGEAFGIGIQEMRLLARGVFVLDSNGKITHAEYVPEATEHPNYEAAITAAKETK, encoded by the coding sequence ATGGCAAGCGTAGCATTCAATGGAAACCCGGTAACATTAATCGGGACAGAAATGACCGAAGGGGATCAAGCACCGAATTTTACTGCCCTAGACACGAGCATGCAAGCACATAGCTTGGAAGATCATGAGGGGAAAGTTCGAGTGATTAGCGTGGTCCCGTCCGTGGACACCGGAGTTTGCGCCGAACAGACACGGCGATTTAATGAAGAGGCGGCGAATTTGGAAAACGTGGAAGTGTTGACGATTAGCGCGGATTTACCATTTGCGCAAAAACGGTGGTGTGCAGCAGAGGGCATTGATAACCTCACCATGCTTTCGGATCACCGGGATTTCTCATTCGGAGAAGCTTTTGGAATCGGAATTCAGGAAATGCGGTTGCTTGCAAGAGGGGTTTTCGTGCTTGATAGCAACGGGAAAATTACACACGCGGAATACGTCCCTGAAGCAACGGAACACCCGAATTATGAAGCGGCCATAACCGCGGCAAAAGAAACGAAATAA
- a CDS encoding metallophosphoesterase family protein, which yields MLRFALIGDLHYPILETETAAFKEARQRFFTSFFTDFLQTSADLHVSIGDLTHHGDLNELEQAYQFLKNEPINFKHVLGNHDVYSHEKQTVQTITTQPRYSHLETDEAVLVFLDSTREKKPDDWSGMIDVEQFNWLRHLLEHYQDQRLIVFAHHPLYNTTTRSDQDKASIVSEDPVHDLLANHKTGGFYICGHTHVHSIARKKQWTYIQTAAVYDHPAIRVIEFENGRLHTTLKACEDEHTLENAETVRHHVYKRETPFDIMGATTDRTQTVVLS from the coding sequence ATGTTACGTTTTGCGCTCATTGGCGATCTTCACTATCCGATTCTGGAGACAGAAACGGCTGCTTTCAAAGAAGCGCGTCAGAGGTTCTTCACTTCTTTTTTTACAGATTTTTTGCAAACGTCTGCAGATCTTCACGTTTCCATAGGAGATCTCACCCATCACGGGGACCTGAATGAACTAGAGCAAGCGTATCAATTCTTGAAAAATGAACCAATCAATTTCAAACATGTACTGGGTAATCATGATGTATATAGTCATGAGAAACAAACCGTCCAAACGATAACGACTCAACCTCGTTACAGCCATTTGGAGACGGACGAAGCCGTCCTCGTTTTTCTGGATTCGACGAGAGAAAAAAAGCCGGACGATTGGAGCGGAATGATTGACGTAGAACAATTCAACTGGCTAAGGCATTTACTTGAGCATTATCAAGATCAACGACTGATCGTGTTTGCCCATCACCCTCTCTATAATACAACGACCCGTTCTGATCAAGATAAAGCTTCCATTGTTTCTGAAGATCCGGTTCATGACCTTTTGGCCAATCATAAAACCGGTGGATTCTATATCTGTGGGCACACGCACGTACACTCCATTGCCCGTAAAAAGCAATGGACGTATATTCAGACGGCTGCCGTTTATGATCATCCAGCCATTCGCGTTATCGAATTTGAAAATGGACGCTTGCATACGACACTAAAAGCCTGTGAAGACGAACACACCCTCGAGAATGCCGAAACCGTCCGCCATCATGTGTACAAAAGAGAAACCCCTTTTGACATCATGGGGGCAACAACTGACCGTACCCAAACCGTTGTACTTTCTTAG